In a genomic window of Paracoccaceae bacterium:
- a CDS encoding C4-dicarboxylate TRAP transporter substrate-binding protein — MFTVKTVVCAFAFAGLGAGAQAETKLIHAEAGPNRGARAAALQWFADEVGERSAGELSIDIQWGGALFKANAAMQSVGDGVADMGSVIAVYYPQEMAAYGIADLPMDNPDAWVGMRATDALMRSSDAIAANLRDKNLVYIGTWTTSQVNIGCKGAAIRTAEDIDSLKVRGVGAYGKVFGEMGANMVRMSIYDAYQGLDTGLIDCSQGYSYAVAALKQAEVMDSYTLLNWGQVGGVGMFMNGDSYDALTEDQQALLNEVGADMADEFGRMITAANEGAITAMKEAGVEVIELPAAERAKLVDKGGKFIAEWVGTAEASGLPGEALLAEYQALIAQYSAERDAEGYPWERASN; from the coding sequence ATGTTCACCGTCAAAACCGTGGTTTGTGCGTTTGCTTTTGCGGGGTTAGGGGCTGGCGCGCAGGCTGAAACCAAATTGATCCACGCCGAGGCAGGCCCGAATCGCGGGGCGCGTGCTGCTGCGTTGCAGTGGTTCGCGGATGAGGTGGGCGAACGTTCAGCAGGCGAATTGTCGATTGACATCCAGTGGGGCGGGGCGCTGTTCAAGGCCAATGCCGCGATGCAATCGGTGGGGGACGGTGTTGCGGATATGGGGTCAGTGATTGCGGTTTATTATCCGCAGGAAATGGCGGCTTATGGCATTGCTGATCTTCCGATGGACAACCCAGATGCTTGGGTGGGCATGCGCGCGACGGACGCTTTGATGCGCAGTTCTGATGCAATTGCCGCCAATCTGCGGGACAAGAACCTTGTTTATATCGGCACGTGGACCACCAGTCAGGTCAACATTGGGTGCAAAGGCGCTGCGATCCGCACGGCCGAAGACATCGACAGCCTGAAAGTGCGCGGCGTCGGCGCCTATGGCAAAGTGTTCGGCGAAATGGGCGCGAATATGGTGCGCATGTCGATTTATGACGCTTATCAGGGGCTTGATACCGGGCTGATTGATTGCTCCCAAGGTTATAGCTACGCAGTGGCTGCGTTAAAGCAGGCCGAAGTGATGGACAGCTATACCTTGCTCAATTGGGGACAGGTCGGCGGTGTCGGCATGTTCATGAACGGCGACAGCTATGATGCCCTTACGGAAGATCAACAAGCGCTGCTGAACGAGGTCGGTGCAGATATGGCCGATGAGTTTGGCCGCATGATCACCGCCGCCAATGAGGGTGCGATCACAGCCATGAAAGAAGCCGGTGTCGAGGTGATCGAACTGCCCGCCGCCGAGCGCGCCAAACTGGTTGATAAGGGTGGTAAGTTCATCGCCGAATGGGTCGGCACCGCAGAGGCCTCCGGTTTGCCGGGGGAGGCGTTATTGGCCGAATACCAAGCCCTGATCGCGCAGTATAGCGCGGAACGGGACGCCGAAGGCTACCCTTGGGAGCGGGCGTCCAACTGA
- a CDS encoding TRAP transporter large permease has protein sequence MDPATVGLIAFGAVLALLALRVPIAFALASVATTATFFIFAFRTGEFLPERAIRATTSMVFSNSFDLIHSYDLSMIPLFVALGHIAYRAGITTRIYDAAKVWLTRLPGGVAMASVMGCGGFSAITGSSIACASTMGRICTPEMLRMGYDPRLATASVAAGGTLGSLIPPSVLFIIYGIFTETSISALFLAGILPGLLTLAGFVLVIALWVWRAPEIAPATDQRFSGVEKWQAALSAWPAALLFVLIIGGIYGGIFTATEAAAVCVSAAVVIGFAQGQLDGAGLWASVKETCVQTSAIFFIAAGAKIFVAFIALTGVAPMIVETVTQANLSVVVLMIAIALIYLLLGMFLDPIGIMVLTLPLMIPLVESYGLNLIWFGVVVIKLLEIGLITPPVGLNVFVIANVVGKDAPIDRIFAGIARFLSVDVIVLILIMSFPAISLMIPMAAR, from the coding sequence ATGGATCCCGCGACAGTCGGTTTGATCGCCTTCGGCGCGGTGCTGGCATTGCTGGCGTTGCGGGTGCCGATTGCCTTTGCCCTGGCCTCGGTGGCGACCACCGCGACCTTCTTTATTTTCGCATTTCGCACCGGTGAATTTTTACCCGAACGGGCGATCCGCGCGACCACCTCCATGGTGTTTTCCAATTCTTTCGATCTGATCCATTCTTATGATCTGTCGATGATCCCGCTGTTTGTCGCCCTTGGGCATATCGCCTACCGCGCCGGGATCACCACACGGATTTATGATGCGGCCAAGGTTTGGCTGACGCGCCTGCCGGGCGGTGTGGCCATGGCAAGCGTCATGGGATGTGGCGGATTTTCCGCCATCACCGGCAGTTCCATCGCCTGTGCCTCCACCATGGGGCGCATCTGCACGCCGGAGATGTTGCGCATGGGCTATGATCCACGCCTTGCCACCGCCAGCGTGGCGGCAGGTGGGACGCTGGGCTCGCTGATCCCGCCGTCGGTCTTGTTCATCATCTACGGGATTTTCACCGAAACCTCGATTTCCGCGCTTTTTCTGGCGGGCATCTTGCCGGGCCTGTTGACGCTCGCGGGTTTCGTTTTGGTCATCGCTTTGTGGGTCTGGCGCGCGCCTGAGATTGCGCCCGCCACGGATCAACGGTTTTCCGGAGTGGAGAAATGGCAAGCCGCCCTCAGCGCTTGGCCTGCCGCCCTGCTGTTCGTGCTGATCATTGGCGGGATTTACGGCGGCATTTTCACCGCGACTGAGGCCGCCGCTGTTTGTGTGAGCGCAGCTGTGGTGATTGGATTTGCGCAGGGGCAGTTGGACGGCGCGGGCCTTTGGGCCTCGGTCAAAGAAACCTGCGTGCAGACCTCTGCGATCTTTTTCATTGCCGCCGGTGCCAAGATTTTCGTGGCCTTCATCGCGCTTACCGGGGTCGCCCCGATGATTGTGGAAACCGTGACACAGGCGAACTTGTCGGTGGTGGTTTTGATGATCGCGATTGCATTGATATATCTGTTGCTGGGCATGTTTCTCGATCCGATTGGGATCATGGTGCTGACCCTGCCGCTGATGATCCCGCTGGTGGAAAGTTATGGGTTGAACCTGATCTGGTTCGGGGTTGTGGTGATCAAACTGCTGGAGATCGGGTTGATCACGCCGCCTGTCGGGTTGAACGTGTTCGTGATTGCCAATGTTGTCGGCAAGGACGCCCCGATTGACAGGATTTTTGCGGGTATCGCGCGGTTTTTGAGCGTAGATGTGATCGTGTTAATCCTGATCATGAGCTTCCCGGCGATATCCCTGATGATCCCGATGGCCGCGCGATGA
- a CDS encoding TRAP transporter small permease, whose product MQSKLENLLLALGAIAVLMLGVVITTNVIARAAFGSAVPDSVTIVRELMLAAILLPLAATTAARAHIGVDFISDRFGARLRSWLIVLGSVMGMIALGALIWAGSRDLSKVWASGSFFYGDLNLPKWPGRLIFVIGIGACWLRLAELAWRDTRTILRGGSVSDAQGHG is encoded by the coding sequence GTGCAAAGTAAGCTCGAAAACCTGCTGCTGGCGCTGGGCGCGATTGCGGTTCTGATGCTGGGCGTTGTGATCACCACCAATGTGATTGCGCGCGCCGCTTTCGGGTCCGCCGTGCCTGACAGCGTGACGATTGTGCGCGAATTGATGTTGGCGGCGATCCTGTTGCCGCTGGCGGCCACTACGGCAGCACGTGCCCATATCGGCGTTGATTTCATTTCTGATCGGTTTGGGGCACGGTTGCGGTCTTGGCTGATCGTGCTGGGCTCGGTGATGGGCATGATTGCGCTGGGTGCGCTGATCTGGGCAGGGTCGCGCGATCTGAGCAAAGTCTGGGCCTCTGGCAGTTTCTTTTACGGTGATCTTAATCTGCCGAAATGGCCGGGGCGTTTGATTTTCGTGATCGGCATCGGCGCATGCTGGTTGCGTCTGGCGGAGCTGGCCTGGCGCGACACCCGCACGATCTTGCGCGGTGGTTCCGTCTCTGATGCACAGGGACACGGCTGA
- a CDS encoding helix-turn-helix domain-containing protein: MNKPTTDRKFANTLARGLSVLSAFRASDDGLSHAQIAQRTGLPKPTVSRLTYTLCAQGFLTHAGRNERFRLGPAAIAMGSVATISASFIDLISDAMQQLANQTGTLGLIAVRDHDRMMLVKTWRPEGAAAIWLEPGHRIPLYGSSSGQATLAVLPDERFDALKPDAEMRRFRQDGYAQLLAQGFVIAPEPTRYARTVNAVSVPYFALEFGAPVSISCGALPEMLSDARMLADVGPALRDVVRDLEQRTGHAPALARRG; the protein is encoded by the coding sequence ATGAACAAGCCCACCACAGATCGTAAGTTTGCCAATACACTGGCGCGGGGCCTCAGCGTTTTAAGCGCGTTTCGTGCCAGTGATGATGGGCTGAGCCATGCCCAGATTGCACAGCGCACGGGCCTGCCGAAACCGACGGTGTCGCGCCTGACCTATACGCTTTGCGCGCAAGGGTTTCTGACACACGCGGGCCGCAACGAGCGGTTCCGATTGGGCCCGGCGGCGATTGCCATGGGGTCGGTCGCCACGATTTCGGCCTCTTTTATCGACCTGATTTCGGATGCCATGCAACAGCTTGCCAATCAGACCGGCACCTTGGGGTTAATCGCCGTGCGCGATCACGACCGGATGATGCTGGTGAAAACATGGCGCCCGGAAGGAGCGGCGGCGATCTGGCTGGAGCCGGGGCATCGCATCCCGCTTTATGGGTCTTCCTCAGGGCAAGCGACATTGGCCGTGCTGCCCGATGAACGTTTTGACGCGTTGAAGCCTGACGCGGAAATGCGCAGATTTCGCCAGGATGGTTATGCACAATTGCTGGCGCAGGGCTTTGTGATTGCGCCGGAACCGACCCGCTATGCGCGCACCGTGAACGCGGTAAGCGTGCCCTATTTTGCGCTGGAGTTCGGTGCGCCGGTCAGCATTTCCTGCGGAGCACTGCCCGAAATGCTGAGTGATGCGCGTATGCTCGCGGACGTCGGCCCGGCGCTGCGCGATGTGGTACGCGATCTGGAACAGAGAACCGGCCATGCGCCCGCTTTGGCGCGTCGGGGTTAA